Proteins encoded within one genomic window of Panacibacter microcysteis:
- a CDS encoding methylated-DNA--[protein]-cysteine S-methyltransferase, whose amino-acid sequence MPDNVSINQTSQNSMPPLYYTYYQSPLGLLKIGGTDHYIAELSFVDNKDNISYGEPGVSDIIHECTEQLIEFFNGKRKVFDLPVHQEGTDFQQKVWNELLHIPFGKTISYLDQAKRVGDVKAIRAVATTNGKNKIAIIIPCHRVIGSDRSLTGYGGGVWRKKWLLQHEFRITHGIQTLF is encoded by the coding sequence ATGCCAGACAACGTTTCTATAAACCAGACTTCGCAAAACAGCATGCCACCGCTGTACTACACCTATTACCAAAGTCCTTTGGGTTTATTAAAGATCGGCGGTACAGACCACTATATAGCAGAACTGAGTTTTGTGGATAACAAAGACAACATCAGCTACGGCGAGCCGGGCGTGAGTGATATTATTCATGAGTGCACTGAGCAACTGATAGAGTTCTTTAATGGCAAGCGGAAGGTTTTTGACCTGCCGGTACACCAGGAGGGAACTGACTTTCAGCAAAAAGTGTGGAATGAGTTGTTGCATATTCCCTTTGGTAAAACGATCAGCTATTTAGACCAGGCCAAAAGGGTGGGAGACGTAAAAGCAATAAGGGCAGTGGCCACCACAAATGGCAAAAACAAAATTGCAATCATCATTCCCTGCCACCGTGTAATTGGCAGCGACAGAAGTCTTACCGGCTATGGCGGCGGTGTCTGGAGAAAGAAATGGCTGCTGCAGCATGAGTTCAGAATTACGCATGGCATACAGACCTTGTTTTAG
- the aroQ gene encoding type II 3-dehydroquinate dehydratase has translation MQIAIINGPNLNLLGKREPGVYGNTSFETYFSELQGRFPGINFHYYQSNVEGELINEIQRVGFSYDGIIINPGGYTHTSVALGDAIAAITTPVVEVHISNVHAREDFRKLSHVSAKCKGTIAGLGLKGYELALRSLVEK, from the coding sequence ATGCAGATAGCAATCATCAACGGCCCGAATTTAAACCTGTTGGGTAAACGGGAGCCCGGCGTGTATGGCAATACATCTTTTGAAACATATTTCAGTGAACTGCAAGGCCGTTTTCCAGGTATAAATTTTCATTATTACCAAAGCAACGTAGAAGGCGAACTCATCAATGAAATACAGCGCGTAGGCTTTTCTTACGATGGCATTATCATTAATCCCGGTGGTTATACACATACATCTGTAGCATTGGGTGATGCAATCGCTGCCATTACAACACCTGTTGTGGAAGTGCACATCAGCAATGTACATGCACGCGAAGATTTTAGAAAGCTCTCTCATGTTTCTGCCAAATGCAAAGGCACTATTGCCGGTCTTGGTCTTAAGGGTTACGAACTCGCACTAAGGTCACTCGTTGAAAAATGA
- a CDS encoding O-methyltransferase produces the protein MYSPVKLGTKYLKYWLTAANGKGHGIHSPFVFDFVTKVLNDYNTYYCYTSIENLRARLKRDNTMLTLQDFGAGSRVHASYERKVSAIANSSLKPKKFAQLLFRMVNYYQPGNILELGTSLGITTAYLASADASKPVITMEGAAAVAAVAKQNFEQLNIHNIQVVEGNFDLTLDKVLEEQLPVTDFAFIDGNHRKEPTINYFKKLLPHIHEHSILVFDDIHWSEEMEAAWNHIKQHDAVTLAVDLFFIGIVFFRKEQKAKEDFVIRF, from the coding sequence ATGTATTCTCCGGTTAAACTTGGCACCAAATATTTAAAGTATTGGCTTACGGCGGCTAATGGAAAAGGCCATGGCATTCATTCACCTTTTGTGTTTGATTTTGTTACAAAAGTGCTGAATGACTACAATACTTACTATTGCTATACAAGTATTGAAAACCTGCGAGCCAGATTGAAACGCGATAATACAATGTTAACCCTGCAGGATTTTGGCGCTGGTTCGCGTGTGCATGCCTCATACGAAAGAAAAGTAAGCGCTATAGCCAACAGCTCTTTAAAACCTAAAAAATTTGCGCAGTTGCTGTTTCGTATGGTAAACTATTACCAGCCGGGCAACATACTGGAACTCGGCACCTCGCTGGGTATTACCACAGCTTACCTGGCCAGTGCTGATGCCAGTAAACCTGTTATAACCATGGAAGGTGCAGCAGCAGTTGCCGCTGTAGCAAAGCAAAATTTTGAACAACTGAATATCCATAATATACAAGTGGTGGAAGGCAATTTTGATCTTACGCTCGATAAGGTGCTGGAGGAACAACTGCCGGTGACCGACTTCGCATTTATCGACGGCAATCACCGCAAAGAGCCCACTATAAACTACTTCAAAAAACTTTTACCACACATACACGAACATTCCATACTGGTTTTTGATGATATACACTGGAGCGAGGAAATGGAAGCTGCATGGAACCATATAAAACAGCATGATGCTGTGACACTTGCTGTAGACCTGTTTTTTATTGGCATTGTTTTCTTTCGTAAAGAACAAAAAGCGAAAGAAGATTTTGTGATAAGGTTTTAA
- a CDS encoding response regulator has protein sequence MIKVVIYEDDIHFRETLSILVNGTDGFELKGAYENCSDVEKQIKKLLPHVVLMDIHMPGTDGLEGLQKIRGIAPDTLVIMFTVFDDNERIFQAICNGASGYLLKKTPPAKILEAITDVYNGGAPMTSAVARKILQMFPKMPARSSEIDKLSAREQEILQLLMKGFSYKMIAGELNITLETVRTHIKRIYEKLHVHSAQEAINKIFPQRNI, from the coding sequence ATGATCAAAGTAGTAATATACGAAGATGACATCCACTTCAGGGAAACACTCTCCATACTGGTAAATGGTACCGATGGTTTTGAACTGAAAGGCGCGTATGAAAACTGCAGCGATGTAGAAAAGCAAATCAAAAAACTACTGCCTCATGTAGTGCTGATGGATATTCATATGCCCGGTACCGATGGCCTTGAAGGACTACAGAAGATACGGGGAATAGCGCCCGACACCCTTGTTATTATGTTTACCGTATTTGATGATAACGAAAGAATATTCCAGGCCATATGCAATGGTGCCAGCGGCTACCTGCTCAAAAAAACACCACCCGCCAAAATTCTTGAAGCCATTACAGATGTATACAATGGTGGTGCACCAATGACCTCTGCAGTAGCACGTAAAATATTACAGATGTTCCCCAAAATGCCTGCACGCAGCAGCGAGATTGATAAGCTGTCTGCCAGAGAACAGGAAATTCTGCAACTGCTTATGAAAGGCTTTAGTTATAAAATGATTGCCGGCGAATTAAACATAACGCTTGAGACTGTGCGCACCCATATTAAACGCATATATGAAAAACTCCACGTACATTCTGCACAGGAGGCCATCAATAAAATATTCCCGCAAAGAAATATATAA
- a CDS encoding dipeptidase yields the protein MQAWKDYQAANKDRFLDELLELLRIPSVSARSEHKSDMETCAAAVKERLLQAGADKAEIVATPGHPVVYAEKMIDPSKPVVLVYGHYDVQPADPLELWHSGPFEPTIKDGKIFARGACDDKGQFYMHIKALETLMQTNSLPVNLKFIIEGEEEVGSPNLADFVKQNKELLKADVILISDTSMISMDAPSIDVGVRGLTYIEIEVTGANRDLHSGVYGGAVANPITILAKMIASLHDADNHITIPGFYDDVVEATKDERAALAQAPYNEEVYKQELGVNALWGEKGYTTNERTGIRPTLEINGIWGGYTGEGSKTVLPSKAFAKISCRLVPNQKSDKMEKLLIDHLYKIAPPSVQVKVSPHHGGDPYMTPVDSIEYKAAAKAIEATFGKAPVPVRGGGSIPITALFESELGCKVVFLGFGLDNDNLHSPNEKYDIANFYKGIETIPYFHQFYAEMKA from the coding sequence ATGCAGGCATGGAAAGATTACCAGGCGGCAAATAAAGACCGTTTCCTGGATGAATTGTTGGAACTACTACGCATACCCAGTGTAAGTGCACGAAGTGAGCATAAAAGCGATATGGAAACATGTGCAGCAGCCGTTAAGGAAAGATTACTGCAGGCCGGCGCCGATAAGGCAGAGATCGTAGCCACGCCCGGTCACCCTGTTGTATACGCCGAAAAAATGATCGACCCATCAAAACCAGTTGTACTGGTCTATGGTCATTACGATGTGCAGCCGGCAGATCCGCTTGAGTTATGGCACAGCGGCCCGTTTGAACCAACTATTAAAGATGGAAAAATATTTGCACGCGGCGCCTGTGACGATAAAGGCCAGTTTTACATGCACATCAAAGCGCTTGAAACGCTTATGCAAACAAATTCTCTGCCGGTCAACCTCAAGTTCATTATAGAAGGCGAAGAAGAAGTAGGCTCTCCCAACCTTGCAGATTTTGTGAAACAAAACAAGGAACTGCTGAAAGCAGACGTTATTCTCATCAGCGATACTTCTATGATCAGCATGGACGCACCAAGCATAGATGTAGGTGTTCGTGGTCTTACATACATAGAGATTGAAGTTACCGGTGCAAACCGTGACTTACACAGTGGCGTATACGGTGGCGCTGTTGCCAACCCCATAACCATTCTGGCAAAAATGATTGCCAGCCTGCACGATGCAGACAATCATATAACCATTCCCGGTTTTTACGATGACGTGGTAGAAGCAACAAAAGACGAACGCGCAGCACTGGCACAGGCACCTTATAATGAAGAAGTATACAAACAGGAACTTGGTGTAAATGCCTTGTGGGGCGAAAAGGGCTATACTACCAATGAGCGTACCGGCATTCGTCCCACTTTGGAAATAAATGGTATCTGGGGCGGCTACACCGGTGAAGGTTCAAAAACGGTATTGCCATCCAAAGCGTTTGCCAAGATCAGCTGCCGCCTGGTGCCAAACCAGAAAAGCGACAAAATGGAAAAGCTGCTTATCGATCACCTGTACAAAATTGCACCGCCATCAGTGCAGGTAAAAGTATCACCTCACCACGGCGGTGATCCTTATATGACACCGGTTGACAGTATAGAATACAAAGCCGCTGCAAAGGCCATAGAAGCAACTTTTGGCAAAGCGCCGGTGCCGGTGCGTGGTGGTGGCAGTATTCCCATCACTGCATTGTTTGAAAGCGAACTGGGCTGTAAAGTAGTATTCCTTGGCTTTGGGCTTGATAATGACAACCTTCATAGCCCCAACGAAAAATATGATATAGCCAACTTTTATAAAGGCATTGAAACCATACCATACTTTCATCAATTTTATGCAGAAATGAAAGCATAA
- a CDS encoding T9SS type A sorting domain-containing protein — protein MKRNLSLLAAAAFALLSITASAQCDLNPVIAPGQLILCPGATDTLSVAGNFDSYQWFKNNQPIEGATGPFYIVEQYRDAASFFKVSVTKNGCADTSKRVLVDGYVFALPYVITTGEIGIYNPLKDVRFQCPGDSVIMTMGDPYNVNIQWYNAGKPIPGATGKTFQVTQKGSYTVCGSPAVCPSYTDCQNIPMNYAFDKVEPLITESNDTLFASAAKTYRWYYNGRQIPGATKNYIVPDRNGAYTVAIKTTHDCTGMSPVYNYNGADALIAVAPNPVMNTLHVRVKKAGVAYIAIADLYGNRYKLIPYRNDNELINVSDLRMGTYVVQVLNSKQQVIGSTKIFKQ, from the coding sequence ATGAAAAGAAATCTATCTCTGTTAGCTGCTGCTGCCTTTGCATTACTGTCAATTACAGCATCGGCACAATGCGATCTTAACCCCGTCATTGCTCCCGGCCAGCTTATTTTGTGCCCCGGCGCCACAGATACACTTTCCGTAGCGGGCAACTTCGACAGCTACCAGTGGTTCAAAAACAACCAGCCCATCGAAGGTGCTACAGGCCCCTTTTACATCGTAGAACAATACCGCGATGCCGCCAGCTTTTTCAAAGTGTCAGTAACCAAAAATGGTTGTGCAGATACATCTAAGCGTGTATTGGTTGATGGTTACGTTTTCGCCTTGCCATACGTTATTACCACCGGCGAAATTGGTATTTACAATCCTTTAAAGGATGTAAGATTCCAGTGCCCGGGCGATAGTGTGATCATGACCATGGGCGATCCGTACAATGTAAACATACAATGGTACAATGCGGGCAAACCAATACCCGGCGCTACGGGGAAAACTTTCCAGGTTACGCAGAAAGGAAGTTACACGGTTTGCGGCTCACCGGCCGTATGCCCGTCTTATACAGATTGCCAGAACATTCCCATGAACTATGCCTTCGACAAAGTAGAACCGCTGATTACAGAAAGCAATGATACCCTCTTCGCATCAGCAGCAAAAACTTACCGGTGGTATTATAACGGAAGGCAAATACCCGGCGCCACCAAAAATTACATCGTGCCCGATCGCAACGGTGCTTACACAGTAGCCATTAAAACAACGCACGATTGCACCGGTATGTCGCCCGTATACAATTACAATGGTGCAGATGCGCTGATCGCGGTTGCTCCTAACCCTGTAATGAATACCCTGCATGTACGGGTAAAGAAAGCCGGCGTGGCATATATCGCAATTGCAGATTTATACGGCAACAGGTATAAACTTATACCATACAGAAACGACAACGAACTCATCAATGTAAGTGACCTGCGTATGGGTACCTACGTGGTTCAGGTGCTCAACAGCAAACAACAGGTAATTGGTTCAACAAAAATATTCAAACAATAA
- a CDS encoding O-acetyl-ADP-ribose deacetylase, whose product MAYRPCFSFLFQFPSEKHFPMAALSIIHGDITKQKVDAIVNAANSSLLGGGGVDGAIHRAGGPAILAECVEIRNRQGGCKTGEAVITNAGRLPSKKVIHTVGPVWKDGTNNEEGLLYNCYVNSLHLAVEHALLSIAFPNISTGIYGYPKVSAANTAIRAVRDFTDSNFGKIKAIVFVCFDEENYELYTQILEPAS is encoded by the coding sequence ATGGCATACAGACCTTGTTTTAGTTTCCTGTTCCAGTTTCCTTCAGAAAAACATTTTCCTATGGCTGCACTAAGCATTATCCACGGCGATATTACCAAACAAAAAGTAGATGCAATTGTGAATGCTGCCAACAGCTCTTTGCTTGGCGGCGGCGGTGTTGACGGTGCTATACACCGTGCCGGCGGCCCGGCCATTCTTGCCGAGTGTGTGGAGATCAGGAACAGGCAGGGTGGCTGTAAAACAGGCGAAGCGGTAATTACAAATGCGGGCAGGCTGCCTTCGAAAAAAGTGATCCATACCGTTGGGCCCGTTTGGAAAGACGGCACAAACAATGAAGAAGGGTTATTGTATAACTGTTATGTAAACAGTCTTCATCTTGCCGTTGAGCATGCCTTGCTGTCCATCGCCTTTCCAAACATCAGCACCGGTATTTACGGATATCCCAAAGTAAGTGCTGCCAATACCGCCATTCGTGCGGTAAGGGATTTTACCGACAGCAACTTTGGTAAAATAAAAGCAATTGTTTTTGTTTGTTTTGATGAAGAAAATTATGAACTGTATACACAAATACTTGAGCCTGCCAGTTGA
- a CDS encoding two-component regulator propeller domain-containing protein → MAHITNRGACGYTFKLPVKYRLLYWLVMFCSGAVAQTGGYNFDNVNGVPGISGISVTAVVQDSTGYIWLGTVDGLKKFDGYTATTYRHKTDDRYSLADNEIVSLCVDADNNIWAGTINGLSVLNRKTNLFQSFMHAGNSNSGICGNVITGLTKDAEGNILVATYDGGLCIARKDNNTYSFTKTYRAINTSAPVLTQLFSTCFDASKNLWAATESGLFFFSKDGTVLKKFTAAGNSGTNITNSSVFKLWPMNDGSVWISGKGMLDRITCDPGNNNRFTVRHFLPFVAGTRNLNSWNINDFIIDRHNNGWIATNDFGIIKFSLAIDSVYNVERYQSNEMTANSLGSSLCNDLFEDKTGTVWIGTEKGVSKYIPAKKRFSEYMKPAPLQTGRDILAILHDNRRRTWIGYDADTILVTDMHNNKRLDMQLKLPGLQKNLIDQVNCVIQGADNSIYIGTLLQGVFVLKDTRGNLEKRQNWRQLNRQNTPELISNDIFCFAKDTAGNIWIGTYKGACKYLPATGKLIPVYTSPTKKAMPGYSVFAIACDSKGNALCGTDDGLVMLKTDGSTTVYRHIASDTTSISHDQVNCIYTTKNGQVFVGTKTGLNLFDMATGSFKRITANEGSFEESVRSIQEDHLGNLWLGTYHGLVKYNRQLHTLHTYTTVDGLASDQFLNNACAIDDAGKMYFGSKKGLVVFDPAAVAADTNTYPVVITNIKILNTGLDATGDTALQQQFNVYRSLHLDYSQNFLSFEFAALNYNNSSSGYMYMMEGLDKDWIKAGTKRFADYTAIKPGTYFFKVKAANSDGVWNNTPAMLKIVITPPWWQTWWFYLLMSCTITAIVYAVYRIRINQLMKLYNLRSNIAKDLHDDVGSALSSISLLSNMAQQGKTTAHLQPQEIFSRIGDTSKKMIDLMDDIVWSVNPDNDRFANMLVRMREYAAEMLEAKEIDFSFSADTNTGDLKIPMQMRKDYFLIYKEAINNLAKYACASNAAICITHRTKALVTIIQDDGKGFDPRMVHAGNGLKNMQQRAAHLKASLKIDTAPARGTTITLTMVVP, encoded by the coding sequence GTGGCACATATTACTAACCGCGGAGCCTGCGGGTATACATTCAAGCTGCCGGTAAAGTATCGCCTGCTTTACTGGCTGGTGATGTTTTGCTCCGGTGCTGTTGCGCAAACCGGTGGGTACAATTTTGACAATGTAAATGGTGTGCCGGGCATATCCGGTATTTCTGTAACTGCTGTTGTGCAGGATAGTACAGGATATATATGGCTGGGAACAGTTGACGGGCTAAAAAAATTTGATGGCTATACAGCAACAACCTATCGTCACAAAACAGATGACCGGTATTCGCTTGCAGACAATGAGATCGTAAGTTTATGTGTCGATGCTGATAATAACATCTGGGCGGGCACCATTAACGGGTTGAGTGTACTCAACAGGAAAACCAACCTGTTTCAATCTTTCATGCACGCTGGTAACAGCAATAGCGGTATATGCGGGAATGTGATTACCGGTCTAACAAAAGATGCAGAGGGCAATATATTGGTAGCCACCTACGATGGTGGGCTTTGTATTGCCAGGAAAGATAACAATACCTACAGTTTTACAAAAACATACCGGGCAATCAATACCAGCGCCCCTGTGCTTACACAACTTTTTTCAACCTGTTTTGATGCCAGTAAGAATCTATGGGCTGCCACAGAAAGCGGCCTGTTCTTTTTCAGTAAAGATGGCACTGTGTTGAAAAAGTTTACGGCCGCGGGCAACAGCGGTACCAACATTACCAATTCCAGTGTCTTTAAATTATGGCCCATGAACGACGGATCAGTCTGGATCAGTGGAAAAGGAATGCTGGACAGGATTACCTGCGATCCGGGAAACAACAACCGTTTTACTGTACGTCATTTTTTACCCTTCGTTGCCGGAACGCGCAATTTAAACAGCTGGAACATCAACGATTTTATTATTGACAGGCATAACAACGGCTGGATAGCAACAAATGATTTTGGCATCATAAAATTTAGCCTTGCCATAGACAGCGTGTACAATGTGGAACGATATCAAAGCAATGAAATGACAGCTAACAGCCTGGGTAGCTCTTTATGCAACGACCTTTTTGAAGACAAAACGGGAACGGTCTGGATTGGTACGGAAAAAGGTGTTTCCAAATATATTCCGGCCAAAAAGCGATTTAGTGAATATATGAAACCGGCACCCTTGCAAACGGGCAGAGATATATTGGCCATATTACACGATAACCGCCGGCGCACCTGGATAGGATATGATGCTGACACAATCCTGGTAACTGACATGCACAACAATAAGCGTCTCGACATGCAATTAAAACTGCCGGGATTGCAAAAAAATCTGATTGACCAGGTAAACTGCGTTATACAGGGTGCAGATAACAGCATTTACATTGGAACATTATTGCAGGGTGTGTTTGTACTAAAAGACACGCGGGGCAATTTAGAGAAGCGGCAAAACTGGCGACAGCTTAACAGGCAAAATACACCTGAACTTATTAGTAACGATATATTTTGTTTTGCCAAAGACACTGCAGGAAATATATGGATCGGAACATACAAAGGTGCCTGTAAATACCTGCCCGCAACAGGTAAGCTGATACCGGTTTACACATCCCCCACAAAAAAAGCCATGCCGGGCTACAGTGTTTTTGCTATTGCATGCGACAGCAAAGGCAATGCTCTTTGTGGCACCGATGATGGTTTGGTAATGCTGAAAACAGATGGCAGCACCACTGTGTACCGCCACATCGCAAGTGATACAACCTCGATCAGTCACGACCAGGTGAATTGTATTTATACAACAAAAAACGGGCAGGTATTCGTTGGTACAAAAACAGGGCTCAACCTGTTTGATATGGCAACCGGTAGTTTTAAACGTATCACAGCAAACGAGGGATCATTTGAAGAATCTGTAAGAAGTATACAGGAAGATCATTTGGGCAACCTTTGGCTGGGTACTTACCACGGGCTGGTAAAGTACAACCGGCAATTGCACACGCTCCATACCTACACAACTGTGGATGGCCTGGCTTCTGACCAGTTTTTAAACAATGCCTGTGCAATTGACGATGCCGGTAAAATGTATTTTGGCAGCAAAAAAGGGCTGGTTGTTTTTGATCCTGCCGCCGTAGCTGCAGACACCAATACTTACCCGGTTGTAATTACAAATATAAAAATACTGAACACCGGTTTAGATGCCACAGGAGATACGGCGCTGCAGCAGCAATTCAATGTATACCGGTCATTGCACCTTGACTACAGTCAAAATTTTCTGTCTTTTGAATTTGCTGCATTGAACTATAACAACAGTTCTTCCGGTTATATGTACATGATGGAAGGGCTTGATAAAGACTGGATAAAAGCAGGAACCAAAAGGTTTGCAGATTACACGGCCATAAAACCCGGAACATACTTTTTTAAAGTAAAGGCCGCAAACAGTGATGGAGTATGGAACAATACACCTGCCATGTTGAAAATTGTTATTACACCACCCTGGTGGCAAACCTGGTGGTTCTACCTGTTGATGAGTTGCACCATTACGGCAATCGTATATGCCGTTTACCGCATCAGGATTAACCAGTTGATGAAGTTGTACAACCTGAGGAGCAATATTGCCAAAGACCTGCATGATGATGTTGGCTCAGCGCTCAGCAGTATTTCTTTGTTAAGCAATATGGCGCAGCAGGGCAAAACCACCGCACACCTTCAGCCACAGGAAATTTTTTCACGTATTGGCGACACATCAAAAAAGATGATAGACCTGATGGATGATATTGTGTGGAGCGTGAACCCGGATAATGACCGCTTTGCTAACATGCTTGTGCGTATGCGTGAGTATGCAGCAGAAATGCTGGAGGCAAAAGAGATTGACTTTTCGTTTAGCGCAGATACCAACACCGGCGACCTGAAGATCCCCATGCAGATGCGCAAAGATTATTTTTTGATTTATAAAGAAGCCATCAACAACCTGGCAAAATATGCCTGCGCTTCCAACGCCGCAATCTGTATTACGCATCGTACAAAGGCACTTGTAACTATTATACAGGATGATGGTAAAGGTTTCGATCCACGAATGGTACATGCAGGAAACGGTTTAAAAAATATGCAGCAACGCGCTGCCCATTTAAAGGCGTCATTGAAAATTGATACAGCGCCGGCCAGGGGAACCACCATTACGCTAACAATGGTTGTACCATAA